A genomic segment from Candidatus Brocadia sinica JPN1 encodes:
- a CDS encoding carboxymuconolactone decarboxylase family protein, giving the protein MPKEKLPQQYIQMKKRHEKLFNAIEEVGKTVRQEGPLDENTAHLIQLAAAATVHSEGAVHSHVRRALEAGVTPDEIYHAIILLTSTIGFPTVVAALSWAEDVIKKRKNRNSHPGKTLKCEMNGNPA; this is encoded by the coding sequence ATGCCAAAGGAAAAATTACCTCAACAGTATATCCAAATGAAAAAAAGGCATGAGAAGTTATTCAACGCAATTGAGGAGGTTGGTAAGACTGTCAGGCAGGAAGGCCCTCTTGACGAAAATACTGCGCATCTGATTCAACTTGCGGCTGCGGCAACCGTACATTCCGAAGGCGCTGTCCACAGTCACGTAAGAAGGGCTCTTGAAGCAGGCGTAACACCTGATGAGATTTATCACGCAATCATTCTTCTCACAAGCACCATCGGATTTCCAACCGTCGTTGCTGCATTAAGTTGGGCGGAAGATGTCATAAAAAAAAGAAAAAATAGGAACTCTCATCCTGGTAAAACCTTGAAATGTGAAATGAACGGCAATCCGGCGTGA
- a CDS encoding 2'-5' RNA ligase family protein, which translates to MTLKEFFFFRHNRDCCTLWLAPEPKDALVRLQRILQGVVPDCDDAGKYEGGFTPHLSVGQALGVEAAALKLLNLFQTSWKTMSFPLNEVSFIWSDNPPNDVFRVVCTVRLGHLNL; encoded by the coding sequence ATTACACTGAAGGAGTTCTTTTTCTTTCGCCATAATCGTGATTGTTGCACACTCTGGCTGGCTCCTGAACCAAAAGATGCTCTGGTTAGATTGCAGAGGATATTGCAGGGTGTGGTGCCAGACTGTGATGATGCGGGAAAATACGAAGGGGGGTTTACACCTCACCTGAGCGTAGGCCAGGCTCTGGGGGTGGAAGCAGCGGCGTTGAAGTTACTCAATCTGTTTCAGACAAGCTGGAAGACAATGTCATTTCCGCTGAACGAGGTTAGTTTCATCTGGAGCGATAATCCTCCTAACGATGTGTTTCGCGTGGTTTGCACAGTACGTCTGGGACATTTGAATTTGTAA
- a CDS encoding thioredoxin domain-containing protein, whose translation MNANENSARLPSQQEMKSSHKRKPNRLISEKSPYLQQHAYNPVDWYPWGEEAFQKAVKENKPIFLSIGYSTCHWCHVMEYESFEDEEVARILNENFVSIKVDREERPDLDNIYMAVCQAMTGSGGWPLNLFLTPEKKPFFAGTYFPKTERFGNPGFIAILQKISSLWQTNKESVIASSEQITKVLQSMAFTTPGEILTKETLKHAYEQLRDTFDTIYGGFGSSPKFPTPHNYTFLLRWWKRSNDPTALEMVEKTLERMGRGGMYDQLGGGFHRYSTDEYWLVPHFEKMLYDQALTAIAYTETYQATGKPYYADIVRGIFMYVLRDMTSPEGGFYSAEDADSEGVEGKFYVWTPDEVIKILGERDGKIFCDYYDVSREGNFEEKNILHVDKPLDAFAKLEGIQTEELQELLRTAREKLFAERQKRIHPHKDDKILTSWNGLMIAALARGAQALHAPEYAQAAVRATDFILNALHRKDGTLLRRYRSGEAAIPGYLDDYAYFVWGLIDLYEATFETKYLKTALELNKQMIENFWDEKGGGLFFGGKRNEQLIAQTKEIYDGATPSGNSVALFNMLRLGRVAGNPGLGKMADQIMKAFGETINQYPSGYTQFMCALDFALGPTKEIVIAGEPDQKDTQQILQEIGKRFLPRKVLLLNSLKDKSLGEIAGFVKEQKPIENKATVYICENYACKAPANEINKIIQLLDEP comes from the coding sequence ATGAATGCAAATGAAAATAGCGCCCGGTTGCCATCACAACAGGAAATGAAATCCTCTCACAAGAGAAAACCTAACCGCTTAATTTCTGAAAAAAGTCCTTATCTTCAACAGCATGCATATAATCCTGTCGATTGGTATCCCTGGGGCGAAGAGGCGTTTCAGAAGGCTGTGAAAGAAAATAAGCCCATCTTTCTTTCCATCGGTTATTCAACCTGCCATTGGTGCCACGTTATGGAATATGAATCATTCGAGGATGAAGAGGTTGCGAGGATTTTGAATGAAAATTTTGTCTCCATAAAAGTCGATAGGGAAGAACGCCCTGATTTAGACAATATTTATATGGCGGTGTGTCAGGCTATGACCGGAAGCGGTGGCTGGCCTCTCAACTTATTCCTGACTCCGGAAAAGAAGCCATTTTTTGCCGGAACGTATTTCCCAAAAACTGAACGGTTTGGGAATCCGGGATTCATAGCTATTCTTCAAAAGATATCCAGCTTGTGGCAGACAAATAAAGAGAGCGTTATTGCGTCGAGTGAGCAAATCACAAAGGTCCTGCAATCCATGGCCTTTACAACACCGGGAGAAATCCTGACGAAAGAGACGCTAAAACACGCTTACGAACAATTACGGGATACTTTTGACACTATTTATGGCGGGTTTGGTTCTTCCCCCAAATTTCCCACACCACACAACTATACCTTTCTTCTTCGATGGTGGAAACGGAGCAACGACCCTACGGCCCTGGAGATGGTTGAAAAAACCCTTGAACGAATGGGAAGGGGCGGCATGTATGATCAATTGGGAGGCGGATTTCACCGGTATTCCACCGACGAATATTGGCTCGTTCCCCACTTTGAAAAAATGCTTTACGATCAGGCTTTGACCGCAATAGCTTATACGGAGACCTATCAGGCCACGGGAAAGCCTTACTATGCCGATATAGTGAGAGGTATCTTTATGTATGTTCTGAGGGATATGACTTCTCCGGAAGGTGGTTTCTATTCTGCCGAGGATGCCGATAGTGAAGGTGTGGAAGGTAAGTTTTATGTCTGGACACCTGACGAGGTCATAAAAATTTTGGGTGAAAGGGACGGTAAGATATTTTGTGATTATTATGACGTCTCCAGGGAAGGCAATTTTGAGGAAAAGAACATCCTGCATGTGGACAAGCCATTAGATGCCTTTGCCAAACTGGAAGGTATACAAACAGAAGAACTGCAGGAATTGTTACGCACTGCCCGGGAAAAACTCTTTGCTGAACGGCAGAAACGTATCCATCCTCACAAGGACGACAAGATACTTACCTCATGGAATGGCTTGATGATTGCCGCCCTTGCCAGGGGTGCTCAGGCATTACATGCACCTGAATACGCACAAGCGGCAGTGCGTGCAACCGATTTTATTTTGAATGCGTTGCACAGAAAGGACGGGACGTTATTACGACGCTATCGTTCGGGAGAAGCCGCTATTCCCGGTTATCTGGATGACTATGCCTATTTTGTCTGGGGTTTGATCGATCTTTATGAGGCTACTTTTGAGACAAAATACCTCAAAACTGCTTTGGAACTGAATAAACAAATGATTGAAAATTTCTGGGATGAAAAAGGAGGGGGATTATTTTTTGGTGGCAAGAGAAATGAACAGCTTATAGCACAGACAAAGGAGATCTACGATGGGGCAACTCCTTCAGGAAATTCGGTCGCTTTATTCAATATGTTGCGATTAGGACGTGTGGCGGGGAATCCTGGTTTGGGGAAAATGGCGGACCAAATTATGAAAGCCTTTGGAGAAACGATAAACCAATATCCGTCAGGATATACCCAATTTATGTGTGCCCTGGACTTTGCCCTGGGCCCTACAAAGGAGATTGTCATTGCAGGCGAACCCGATCAAAAGGACACACAGCAGATACTTCAGGAAATAGGAAAACGATTCCTTCCGCGAAAGGTCTTGCTATTGAACTCCCTGAAAGACAAATCTCTTGGGGAAATTGCAGGATTTGTAAAGGAACAAAAGCCCATTGAAAACAAGGCCACTGTCTATATTTGCGAAAATTATGCCTGTAAGGCTCCTGCGAATGAGATAAACAAAATCATACAACTATTAGATGAACCTTAA
- a CDS encoding glycosyltransferase, translating into MFDLILLCASVISAIIWLALLFMPVRWRMSERWEVSDSLHTTITQWPSLSVIVPARNESTSLPLTLPSWLGQGYPESEIILIDDESSDGTAACAKGISSQTGRNVKVICGTPPPTGWTGKLWALEQGVRASTGEWLLFTDADIFHSPGLWCGLVAKALNERRVMVSLMALLDTQGLWARLLIPAFVYFFHGMYPFKSVQNLLSKVSAAAGGCILISRQALDKIGGITGYSNALIDDIALARKIKDAEMPLCLSLTKSVVSVRPYRRLGDVWNMVARNAFAQLKYSWLALGGTVLGLVVLFLVPVAGICTFMAGTISQVTILSSGLSIFMMALMYVPTLRFFGLNVWRAFTLPIAGAFYLAMTVSSAINYLFGRHEWRGIRIKRD; encoded by the coding sequence ATGTTTGATCTCATCTTGCTCTGTGCCAGCGTTATCTCTGCAATCATTTGGCTTGCACTGTTGTTTATGCCTGTACGCTGGCGGATGTCGGAACGCTGGGAAGTCTCCGATTCTTTACACACAACGATTACCCAATGGCCAAGCTTGTCCGTTATTGTGCCTGCGCGAAACGAGAGCACATCCCTTCCGCTGACATTACCCTCGTGGCTCGGTCAGGGCTATCCAGAATCGGAAATCATCCTGATAGACGATGAATCAAGCGATGGTACGGCAGCATGTGCAAAAGGTATTTCATCGCAGACAGGTCGCAATGTGAAGGTCATCTGCGGCACTCCACCACCAACCGGGTGGACTGGTAAACTGTGGGCGCTTGAACAAGGAGTCAGGGCTTCAACAGGTGAATGGTTATTGTTTACCGATGCCGATATTTTTCATAGCCCAGGCCTGTGGTGTGGACTGGTGGCAAAGGCACTCAATGAACGGCGGGTCATGGTTTCACTGATGGCCTTGTTGGATACGCAGGGGTTATGGGCGCGATTGCTGATTCCAGCCTTTGTTTATTTCTTTCACGGTATGTATCCGTTTAAATCGGTACAGAACTTGCTCTCGAAAGTATCAGCGGCTGCGGGTGGATGTATACTTATTTCACGTCAGGCCCTGGATAAGATAGGTGGTATAACCGGATATTCTAACGCCCTGATAGACGATATTGCGCTCGCCAGGAAAATTAAAGATGCTGAAATGCCTCTCTGTCTTTCACTGACGAAATCGGTCGTAAGTGTTCGTCCTTACCGCCGTCTTGGCGACGTCTGGAATATGGTTGCACGCAATGCCTTTGCACAATTGAAATATTCGTGGTTGGCTTTGGGTGGAACGGTATTGGGATTAGTCGTTTTGTTTCTAGTGCCTGTGGCAGGGATATGCACATTTATGGCCGGAACTATTTCACAAGTGACAATATTGTCCTCAGGACTGTCGATTTTCATGATGGCGCTTATGTACGTGCCGACACTACGCTTTTTTGGCTTGAACGTATGGAGGGCATTTACATTGCCCATTGCCGGGGCATTCTATCTCGCTATGACGGTGTCTTCTGCAATCAATTATCTTTTCGGCCGACATGAGTGGCGAGGTATCCGCATAAAAAGGGATTGA
- a CDS encoding HD-GYP domain-containing protein: protein MRRIKINNAEPGMVLGKTIYGYNYEVLLNRGVVLTNAYIKLLKNRGFIRIYIDDEETEDIVLEDPISDKIRIMSTKDIFRTYKVTQSSIANIEADTAESIIKCINTPKVKQSFQESPAFKQLCNDINYFLDEIMNQDILSGLNSIKSFDNYTYEHSVDTAVIALIIAKRLRLDKEKLVQIAIGEFLHDIGKIFVDEKIINKPGKLTADEFKLIKLHTIYGYELLKDIHTIGVASAHIPYQHHERQDGTGYPRGLKGTNKLDSKGVTYTEHEKMILIAEIAALADVYDACSSDRPYRPGLPPDVVFELIRAGAGSQFNKELVDCFLGVVPKYPLGFEVKIKNGTYKDFTGVVASLNLCQLSKPKVRLLHDDKKNKISPIEIDLSSQGVTIEMECVS, encoded by the coding sequence ATGAGAAGAATAAAGATAAATAATGCAGAACCAGGTATGGTTCTTGGTAAGACGATTTATGGATATAACTATGAGGTGCTATTAAACAGGGGAGTGGTGTTAACAAATGCATATATTAAACTGTTGAAAAACAGGGGGTTCATCAGGATTTATATAGATGATGAAGAGACGGAGGATATTGTCCTTGAAGACCCAATATCTGATAAAATCCGTATTATGTCTACAAAAGACATCTTCAGAACATACAAAGTAACGCAGTCTTCCATAGCAAATATAGAAGCAGATACTGCCGAGTCCATTATAAAATGCATCAACACGCCGAAGGTCAAGCAGTCATTTCAGGAAAGCCCTGCCTTTAAACAACTTTGTAACGATATTAACTATTTTCTTGACGAAATCATGAATCAGGATATTTTGTCGGGATTAAATTCGATAAAGAGCTTTGATAACTATACGTATGAACACTCCGTTGATACGGCTGTAATAGCCCTTATCATTGCAAAAAGGTTGCGTCTTGATAAAGAAAAATTAGTCCAGATTGCGATTGGTGAGTTTCTTCACGATATTGGGAAGATATTCGTTGACGAAAAGATTATTAATAAGCCCGGTAAATTAACAGCAGATGAGTTTAAATTGATAAAACTTCATACTATTTATGGATACGAATTACTCAAGGATATTCATACAATTGGGGTAGCTTCTGCACACATCCCTTATCAGCACCATGAGAGACAGGATGGCACAGGCTACCCCCGTGGCCTGAAAGGTACTAATAAACTCGATTCGAAGGGTGTTACTTACACCGAGCACGAGAAGATGATTCTGATTGCAGAGATCGCAGCGCTTGCAGATGTGTATGATGCCTGTAGTTCAGACAGACCTTATCGTCCGGGATTGCCGCCTGATGTGGTATTCGAACTTATAAGAGCCGGGGCTGGATCACAGTTCAATAAAGAATTGGTGGATTGTTTCTTGGGCGTGGTGCCGAAATATCCGTTAGGTTTTGAAGTGAAGATCAAGAATGGCACATATAAGGATTTTACCGGGGTCGTTGCATCCTTAAATTTGTGCCAGCTATCGAAACCAAAAGTGAGGCTACTCCACGATGACAAGAAAAATAAAATTAGCCCTATTGAAATTGATTTAAGTTCTCAGGGCGTTACCATAGAGATGGAATGTGTTTCTTAA
- a CDS encoding NAD-dependent malic enzyme → MKLAENLVTFRLRLKNIPGTLGKALTVIGKLGGSMGNIQIIKADKEFKIRDLAVYVSTDKQIKEIMDALSAIGKDIVEVISVKDKVFELHEKGKIFLCNRISITTFEDLSRVYTPGVAKVCKAIQEKPGLAMEYTIIKNTVAVITDGTAILGLGDIGPVAGMPVMEGKAMLFKAFGNIDAFPILLNTKDVDEIVKTIINIAPTFGGINLEDISAPRCFEIEKRLKTALNIPVFHDDQHGTAVVCLAGLINALKVVGKKIENISVAISGAGAAGMSIAKILLSAGATNIVVCDTSGIIYKGRAINMNPAKNDLAQITNPDNEKGTIADAMRGKDVFIGVSGPNVITKDMVKTMHKDPIVFAMANPNPEIEPDSIEDIARIIATGRSDYHNQINNVLCFPGLFRGALDIGATTINDEMNMAAAYAIANTIDEEHLSEDYIIPSVFNEKVHNEVAMAVADAAVKSGVATRQML, encoded by the coding sequence ATCAGAGATCTGGCCGTTTATGTCAGTACGGACAAACAGATCAAAGAAATTATGGATGCACTTTCGGCTATCGGAAAGGACATTGTTGAAGTCATCAGTGTCAAGGACAAGGTCTTCGAACTCCATGAGAAAGGAAAGATTTTTTTGTGCAATCGTATCAGCATCACTACCTTTGAAGACCTCTCACGGGTTTATACACCTGGCGTTGCAAAAGTATGCAAGGCCATCCAGGAGAAACCAGGACTAGCCATGGAATATACCATTATCAAGAATACAGTCGCTGTTATCACAGACGGCACAGCCATCCTGGGATTAGGTGATATTGGCCCTGTCGCTGGTATGCCCGTAATGGAAGGTAAGGCGATGTTATTCAAGGCATTTGGGAATATCGATGCATTCCCCATTTTACTAAACACCAAGGATGTAGATGAAATAGTGAAAACGATTATAAACATTGCCCCTACCTTTGGGGGTATTAATCTCGAAGACATCTCAGCCCCCCGCTGTTTCGAGATAGAAAAAAGATTAAAGACAGCCTTAAACATCCCTGTCTTCCACGATGATCAGCATGGAACAGCGGTGGTCTGCCTTGCGGGTCTTATTAATGCATTAAAGGTGGTTGGGAAGAAGATAGAAAATATTTCGGTCGCAATCAGTGGCGCTGGTGCCGCGGGGATGTCGATTGCCAAAATACTCCTCAGCGCAGGAGCGACGAATATTGTGGTCTGCGATACTTCAGGAATTATTTACAAAGGAAGAGCGATTAACATGAATCCCGCCAAAAATGACCTGGCGCAAATTACAAATCCGGATAATGAAAAAGGGACAATTGCTGATGCAATGCGGGGAAAGGACGTTTTCATTGGTGTCTCCGGGCCAAATGTCATTACAAAAGACATGGTAAAAACCATGCATAAGGACCCAATCGTATTTGCCATGGCAAATCCTAACCCGGAGATCGAACCGGATTCAATTGAGGATATTGCAAGGATAATCGCCACGGGTCGTTCAGATTATCATAATCAGATTAATAATGTGCTTTGTTTCCCGGGTCTTTTCAGGGGGGCGTTAGATATTGGGGCAACAACGATCAATGATGAAATGAACATGGCAGCGGCATATGCCATTGCAAATACCATTGATGAAGAACATCTATCAGAGGACTACATCATTCCAAGCGTCTTCAATGAAAAGGTTCATAACGAGGTAGCCATGGCTGTAGCAGACGCAGCTGTGAAAAGTGGTGTGGCCACACGCCAGATGCTTTAA